The Hyalangium ruber genome includes a window with the following:
- a CDS encoding DUF2071 domain-containing protein, translating to MTMPTPHELAVLVALSMEPLGLKRAALLWRLEGSGVAREAGERALVALAGRGLVTEQVGVLLPTPEGHAVLREVHAALERSQDVSPSTAGMEECPSVPWLTQVQTVWVEALSLNYAVTPHVLKKLLPAPLEPELHRGTAWVQVLMSSLREMRPQGLTGLVGFNFYQVSYRAAVRYRNAEGRWRRGGYFVRSETNDPLMRRIGNTLIEFKFHEFGEADMVMAREDERLTFAVDPGAASPGGRLVGVLDTRPLPGAPLGSVWPSLESLHEPLVECYDAFGVADGYVYVLTIDRGPWNASFVRPVELYCEYMQDGALKGHSRLDSVLHLRDCPYRWRPLRRERIPGSG from the coding sequence ATGACGATGCCCACGCCGCACGAGCTGGCCGTGTTGGTGGCCCTGTCCATGGAGCCGTTGGGGCTCAAGCGCGCGGCGTTGCTCTGGCGTCTGGAGGGCTCGGGCGTGGCGCGCGAGGCGGGAGAGCGGGCCCTGGTGGCGCTCGCCGGGCGAGGGCTGGTGACGGAGCAGGTGGGCGTGTTGTTGCCCACGCCCGAGGGCCACGCGGTGTTGCGCGAGGTCCATGCGGCGCTGGAGCGCTCGCAGGACGTGAGCCCCTCCACTGCCGGCATGGAGGAGTGCCCCTCGGTGCCCTGGCTCACCCAGGTGCAGACGGTGTGGGTGGAGGCGCTCTCGCTCAACTACGCGGTGACGCCGCACGTGCTCAAGAAGCTGCTGCCCGCGCCGCTGGAGCCGGAGCTGCACCGGGGCACTGCGTGGGTGCAGGTGTTGATGTCCTCGCTGCGGGAGATGCGACCGCAGGGGCTCACGGGGCTGGTGGGCTTCAACTTCTACCAGGTGAGCTACCGCGCGGCGGTGCGCTACCGCAACGCGGAGGGGCGCTGGCGGCGCGGCGGCTACTTCGTGCGCAGCGAGACGAATGATCCGCTGATGCGCCGCATCGGCAACACGCTCATCGAGTTCAAGTTCCACGAGTTCGGCGAGGCGGACATGGTGATGGCTCGCGAGGACGAGCGGCTCACCTTCGCGGTGGACCCTGGCGCGGCTTCTCCGGGAGGCCGGCTGGTGGGCGTGCTGGACACGCGACCGCTGCCGGGCGCGCCCCTGGGCTCGGTGTGGCCGAGCCTGGAGTCGCTGCACGAGCCGCTGGTGGAGTGCTACGACGCCTTCGGCGTGGCGGACGGCTACGTGTACGTGCTCACCATCGACCGGGGACCGTGGAACGCGAGCTTCGTGCGGCCGGTGGAGCTCTATTGCGAGTACATGCAGGACGGGGCACTCAAGGGCCACTCGCGGCTGGACTCGGTGCTGCACCTGCGCGACTGTCCCTACCGCTGGCGCCCGCTGCGGCGCGAGCGCATCCCTGGCTCCGGGTGA
- a CDS encoding OmpP1/FadL family transporter yields the protein MMKNTLSVVTLLAAGVSHAAGFSVDTHSARATGMASTANALMDDSSAVAYNAANILGVEKLDVTVGDVAIIPRLTFTPTDGQKQGFKPTVVPPPHAFAVYRINEKMAAGIGLYVPFGAGSNWVDDFVGRTIGYESQVATYFINPTFAYQPIDGLRLGVGVSLVRGTVSIRRKLDFVASEGAIELGGGGWGFGYNVGAQYEAVDNFLSIGASFRGPSKVNFDGKGDFQDVPDAFAAQLQDQPVKAAITLPGTARVGLALTPLERLKVGLDANLVLWSSIDRFGVEFENPALTSFAPKQWKNTWNFHVGAEYGVTEALAVRVGLAYDPSPSPAETLTPDLPDANRYNAAVGVGYSFSPVRVDVGYQFAYLDDTASTSPAMPGTYGGIGHAVGLTLGYSMK from the coding sequence ATGATGAAGAACACACTCTCCGTCGTCACCCTGCTCGCTGCCGGCGTCAGCCACGCCGCGGGCTTCTCCGTCGACACCCACAGTGCCCGAGCCACCGGCATGGCCTCCACGGCCAACGCCCTGATGGATGACTCGTCGGCGGTGGCCTACAACGCCGCCAACATCCTCGGGGTGGAGAAGCTCGACGTCACCGTAGGCGACGTGGCCATCATCCCGCGGCTCACGTTCACCCCCACGGATGGACAGAAGCAGGGCTTCAAGCCGACCGTCGTTCCCCCGCCACATGCCTTCGCCGTCTACCGCATCAACGAGAAGATGGCGGCCGGCATCGGCCTCTACGTGCCATTCGGCGCGGGTTCCAACTGGGTGGATGACTTCGTAGGCCGCACCATCGGCTACGAGTCGCAGGTGGCCACCTACTTCATCAACCCGACGTTCGCCTACCAGCCCATCGACGGGCTGCGCCTCGGCGTGGGCGTGAGCCTGGTGCGTGGCACGGTGTCCATCCGCCGCAAGCTCGACTTCGTCGCGAGCGAGGGCGCCATCGAGCTCGGTGGTGGTGGCTGGGGCTTCGGCTACAACGTCGGCGCCCAGTACGAGGCCGTGGACAACTTCCTGAGCATCGGCGCTTCTTTCCGCGGCCCGAGCAAGGTGAACTTCGACGGCAAGGGCGACTTCCAGGACGTGCCCGACGCGTTCGCGGCACAGCTCCAGGACCAGCCCGTGAAGGCCGCCATCACCCTGCCCGGCACGGCGCGCGTAGGCCTGGCCCTCACGCCGCTGGAGCGGCTGAAGGTCGGCCTCGACGCGAACCTCGTGCTCTGGTCGAGCATCGATCGGTTCGGCGTCGAGTTCGAGAACCCTGCGCTCACCAGCTTCGCGCCCAAGCAGTGGAAGAACACGTGGAACTTCCACGTGGGCGCCGAGTACGGCGTGACGGAGGCGCTGGCCGTGCGCGTGGGCCTGGCGTACGACCCGTCGCCGAGCCCCGCCGAGACGCTGACTCCCGACCTGCCGGACGCCAACCGCTACAACGCGGCGGTGGGCGTGGGCTATTCGTTCAGCCCTGTGCGCGTGGACGTGGGCTACCAGTTCGCCTACCTGGATGACACCGCGAGCACCTCCCCGGCCATGCCGGGCACCTACGGCGGCATTGGTCACGCCGTGGGCCTGACCCTCGGCTACTCGATGAAGTAA
- a CDS encoding Ig-like domain-containing protein, translated as MNRNRASSFAVMLFLAASGCISLPGIDPVETPDAGNPNPDGGLPDESLPDLSVRVLAPAGTTYTNGVVDVSVEVTSGTPDVVELLVGDELLATLTAPYTFRWDTTTKAEGNYALVARARRAAQTFTSAARNVVVDRTPPQVVIRTPEPGAEGVSASRPVQVAFSEPLDPSSVNSTSVRMSVNGADIATNVTLSADAQLFQVAPSMRMGLPAEVDLNLTSGLRDLAGNALQVPQDVWNWSVPDFYFIGSVPQVPSMVAGQPSLQLDAAGMPLVAYVVGGYGYVRRWTGSEWEQLGGSLNVTSGSTLASPLLQMTGNGEIVIAWSETKTVRYIYVKRWTGSNWESVGTALSASPGSAISSLSSLRMDGSGNPVVAFSADDGSTLNLQVWRWSGTTWASVGNALSAKPGNTPVRDVSLRLDSADSPVVSWTEMGDDSFEALYVSRWNAEEWEMLGGPISVNPGMTPVHRTSLALDSAGQPVVSFQESSGSRGGLYVHRWTGSQWTALGGNLNVSSIVVDVNSLQLDSEGRAVVAWTGGSDVFDVHIGRWTGAGWEMLGGALSAKPGSYTSAYGLSLQLNADGFPVIAWSESEVVGGGIYVARFNY; from the coding sequence ATGAACCGAAACCGAGCTTCATCCTTCGCAGTGATGCTGTTCCTCGCTGCATCCGGCTGCATCAGCCTGCCTGGAATCGACCCCGTCGAGACTCCCGATGCAGGGAACCCAAACCCGGATGGAGGCTTACCCGACGAGAGCCTGCCGGATTTGAGCGTGCGAGTCCTGGCCCCAGCAGGGACGACCTACACGAACGGCGTAGTAGACGTCAGCGTTGAGGTAACGAGCGGGACGCCAGATGTAGTGGAGTTGCTCGTAGGCGACGAGTTGCTGGCAACCCTGACCGCGCCATACACCTTCCGCTGGGATACGACGACGAAAGCGGAAGGCAACTACGCGCTGGTAGCGAGGGCGCGGAGAGCCGCGCAGACATTCACCAGTGCTGCTCGGAACGTCGTGGTGGACCGCACGCCTCCCCAAGTCGTCATCCGTACTCCTGAGCCAGGCGCGGAGGGTGTTTCCGCCAGCCGCCCCGTTCAAGTGGCGTTCTCCGAGCCATTGGACCCGAGTTCCGTCAACAGCACCTCGGTCCGAATGAGCGTGAACGGGGCCGATATCGCGACGAATGTGACGCTCTCAGCGGATGCCCAGCTTTTCCAGGTCGCTCCTTCAATGAGAATGGGTCTTCCAGCAGAGGTTGACCTCAACTTGACGAGCGGCTTGCGAGACTTGGCTGGAAATGCTCTCCAAGTTCCTCAGGATGTTTGGAACTGGAGTGTGCCGGACTTCTATTTCATAGGGTCCGTGCCGCAGGTGCCTTCAATGGTTGCAGGGCAGCCTAGCCTTCAATTGGACGCTGCCGGCATGCCGCTTGTGGCGTATGTGGTTGGAGGCTATGGCTATGTCAGGCGCTGGACGGGGAGTGAATGGGAGCAGTTGGGAGGATCGTTGAATGTCACCTCAGGAAGCACTCTTGCTAGTCCGCTTCTTCAGATGACAGGCAATGGGGAGATTGTCATAGCGTGGAGTGAAACGAAAACCGTTCGGTATATATATGTCAAGCGGTGGACCGGGAGTAATTGGGAGTCCGTCGGGACAGCATTGAGTGCGTCCCCTGGCAGTGCGATATCGTCACTGTCATCGCTGCGGATGGATGGTAGCGGCAATCCTGTCGTTGCATTTTCGGCAGATGATGGTTCGACTCTGAATCTTCAGGTATGGCGTTGGAGTGGCACTACTTGGGCAAGTGTCGGTAATGCACTCAGCGCAAAGCCGGGCAATACACCTGTAAGGGATGTCTCACTCCGACTGGATTCTGCAGACAGCCCTGTAGTGAGTTGGACGGAGATGGGCGATGACTCCTTTGAGGCGCTGTATGTGAGCAGATGGAACGCAGAGGAGTGGGAGATGCTGGGAGGCCCAATCAGCGTCAATCCAGGAATGACTCCGGTTCATCGTACTTCTCTTGCACTGGATTCGGCTGGTCAGCCTGTCGTGAGTTTTCAAGAGAGTAGCGGTTCCAGGGGAGGGCTTTACGTACATCGATGGACGGGAAGCCAATGGACAGCATTGGGAGGTAATCTCAACGTGAGTTCAATCGTCGTGGACGTAAACTCTCTCCAGTTGGATTCAGAGGGACGTGCCGTGGTTGCCTGGACGGGAGGTAGTGATGTTTTTGATGTCCACATTGGAAGGTGGACAGGCGCAGGATGGGAAATGCTCGGAGGTGCATTGAGTGCGAAGCCGGGCAGTTACACGTCTGCCTACGGTCTATCACTTCAACTCAATGCCGACGGCTTTCCTGTCATCGCATGGAGTGAGTCAGAGGTCGTTGGTGGTGGAATATATGTTGCTCGCTTCAACTACTAA
- a CDS encoding YecA family protein has protein sequence MSSSKPGRNDPCPCGSGKKYKVCHAAEDRARDAPPPATPHPLAKDLRAAMDLLGDPDVSKLSGALDHLGKLLSAWGPAPGLRFDSAAFETHISKALEALPDAVEQNPAQTRRDLFIGAARVFGTRDFLNSFRNALLQRASEPSRTPEERLALSVGVLLASASEKSKQFRPEDIPVLDVIFDVQFREWSTHRHELASKLDALVRAAEEEEEAKLTPAGEEALRQANEGNVEALVQHIQSDPRLFERINREAKERAARVEAKLREPATPPLFAPEEELWFTCVLWEPLGAVKRAASDAGTRRAAVENLIRAVKGALDATLLDGMLERLRQKAKDPALDDDARAWFTDLSIALEAEPSRMVMAALFTASQEAQGRSAEEMVMLADIKAKPVWTPEDFEPYRQLLETQGLPAAAERIRRSQDWLREHPVSLA, from the coding sequence ATGAGTTCATCCAAGCCCGGACGTAACGACCCGTGCCCCTGTGGCAGCGGCAAGAAGTACAAGGTGTGTCACGCCGCCGAAGACCGCGCGCGTGACGCGCCTCCTCCCGCGACTCCCCATCCGCTCGCCAAGGACCTCCGGGCCGCCATGGATCTGCTCGGGGACCCGGATGTCTCCAAGCTGTCTGGCGCGCTCGACCACCTGGGCAAGCTGCTCTCCGCGTGGGGCCCCGCTCCCGGACTGCGCTTCGACTCCGCTGCCTTCGAGACCCATATCAGCAAGGCGCTCGAGGCCCTGCCCGATGCCGTCGAGCAGAACCCCGCCCAGACCCGCCGCGACCTCTTCATCGGCGCCGCGCGCGTGTTCGGCACCCGCGATTTCCTGAACTCCTTCCGCAACGCCCTGCTCCAGCGCGCCTCCGAGCCTTCCCGCACTCCCGAGGAGCGGTTGGCTCTGTCCGTCGGCGTGCTGCTCGCCTCCGCCTCCGAGAAGAGCAAGCAGTTCCGCCCCGAGGACATCCCCGTCCTCGATGTCATCTTCGACGTCCAGTTCCGCGAGTGGAGCACGCACCGCCACGAGCTCGCCAGCAAGCTGGATGCCCTCGTCCGCGCCGCCGAGGAGGAAGAGGAGGCGAAGCTCACGCCCGCGGGCGAGGAGGCCCTGCGTCAGGCCAACGAGGGCAACGTGGAGGCCCTCGTCCAGCACATCCAGTCGGATCCGCGCCTCTTCGAGCGCATCAACCGCGAGGCCAAGGAGCGCGCCGCCCGCGTCGAGGCCAAGCTGCGCGAGCCCGCCACCCCGCCCCTCTTCGCCCCCGAGGAGGAGTTGTGGTTCACCTGCGTCCTCTGGGAGCCCCTCGGCGCCGTGAAGCGCGCCGCCTCCGACGCCGGCACCCGCCGCGCCGCCGTGGAGAACCTCATCCGCGCCGTGAAGGGCGCCCTCGATGCCACGCTCCTCGATGGAATGCTCGAGCGCCTGCGTCAGAAGGCGAAGGACCCCGCGCTGGATGACGACGCCCGCGCCTGGTTCACCGACCTCTCCATCGCCCTGGAGGCCGAGCCCTCCCGTATGGTCATGGCCGCCCTCTTCACCGCCAGCCAGGAGGCCCAGGGCCGCTCCGCCGAGGAGATGGTCATGCTCGCCGACATCAAGGCCAAGCCCGTCTGGACGCCCGAGGACTTCGAGCCCTATCGCCAGCTCCTGGAGACCCAGGGCCTGCCCGCTGCCGCCGAGCGCATCCGCCGCAGCCAGGACTGGCTCCGCGAGCACCCCGTCTCGCTGGCCTGA
- a CDS encoding cyclic nucleotide-binding domain-containing protein: MTDTLQRHREKAARLAALDQVEAALAEYEQVVKADPDDGVSHQHVGELRERLGRRAEAVDAYEEAALAWARGGHLLRAIVACKALLKLEPGHTRTQRSLADLYGWRGPDKASHHGPATHSAEFELVPDGHGPAAGMPVVPLFSKLGREAFAAVVEQLDVRAFPPGHTVVKEGEPGASMFALVQGKVEVVRELQGGEKRKVGQLEEGAFFGELALISEGPRLASVVAMEPVVLLECTRAKLSPVVKRYPVVGQVVQAFYRERMVENLLRSNPVFAPLKPEQKQAVAREFKLLKVAAGKAILEQGQVGNAFYLLLRGRCTPYHVLPDGREKAYPEMREGDVFGEISLLLGKPVSATVRAEDGSVVLRLEREAFERLILSQPGMRGALTRVGTERLQRTARLLSGRDLHDGDLRV; this comes from the coding sequence GTGACGGACACGCTCCAGCGGCACCGGGAGAAGGCCGCGCGCCTGGCGGCGTTGGACCAGGTGGAGGCGGCGCTCGCCGAGTACGAGCAGGTGGTGAAGGCGGATCCGGACGATGGGGTCAGCCACCAGCACGTGGGCGAGCTGCGCGAGCGGCTCGGCCGGCGCGCGGAGGCGGTGGACGCCTATGAGGAGGCGGCGCTGGCGTGGGCGCGAGGCGGGCACCTCTTGCGAGCCATCGTGGCGTGCAAGGCGCTGCTGAAGCTGGAACCAGGGCACACGCGGACGCAGCGCTCGCTGGCGGACCTGTACGGGTGGCGCGGGCCGGACAAGGCGAGCCACCACGGGCCGGCCACGCACTCGGCGGAGTTCGAGCTGGTGCCGGACGGGCACGGGCCGGCGGCGGGCATGCCGGTGGTGCCGTTGTTCTCGAAGCTGGGGCGCGAGGCGTTCGCGGCGGTGGTGGAGCAACTGGACGTGCGCGCCTTCCCTCCGGGCCACACGGTGGTGAAGGAGGGCGAGCCCGGGGCCTCGATGTTCGCGCTGGTGCAGGGGAAGGTGGAGGTGGTGCGCGAGCTCCAGGGTGGAGAGAAGCGCAAGGTGGGGCAGTTGGAAGAGGGGGCCTTCTTCGGAGAGCTGGCGTTGATTTCGGAGGGCCCGCGGCTGGCGAGCGTGGTGGCGATGGAGCCGGTGGTGCTCCTGGAATGCACGCGGGCGAAGCTGTCGCCGGTGGTGAAGCGCTACCCGGTGGTGGGGCAGGTGGTGCAGGCCTTCTACCGGGAACGGATGGTGGAGAACCTGCTGCGCAGCAACCCGGTGTTCGCCCCGCTCAAGCCGGAGCAGAAGCAGGCGGTGGCGCGGGAGTTCAAGCTGCTGAAGGTAGCCGCCGGCAAGGCCATCCTCGAGCAGGGGCAGGTGGGCAATGCCTTCTACCTGCTGCTGCGCGGGCGCTGCACGCCGTACCACGTGCTGCCGGACGGGCGGGAGAAGGCGTACCCGGAGATGCGCGAGGGAGACGTCTTCGGAGAAATCTCCCTGCTGTTGGGCAAGCCGGTGTCGGCCACGGTGCGAGCGGAGGACGGCAGCGTGGTGCTGCGGCTGGAGCGGGAGGCCTTCGAGCGGCTCATCCTGAGCCAGCCGGGCATGCGCGGCGCGCTGACGCGGGTGGGCACGGAGCGACTGCAGCGGACCGCCCGGCTCCTCTCCGGGCGGGATCTGCACGACGGCGATCTGCGCGTCTGA
- a CDS encoding cyclic nucleotide-binding domain-containing protein, translating to MEPTPAESNSVDESGQPGAPGGSAYQVVQWLATRDEVETAVQLYEDLSAAQRERLLREAAAATAEERKGLVEVLRKARDFTGAARLSESLGPDAEVAALYEQGGNQVEAAEAYMRAGDIAKAAAAFERGGALERSLELYRGLGARESMAQCLARLGRPLEAAAVYRELGNVHAEVEALCGVPLDDPRHLESVLRICTLLDNESQPRRALALLVDTLRASEDARKDPAVLAEQARLLRRVGRDAEADEVLAQLPGASSTAPSVPPAARITPATSGYGYLKAIPIFGELSLEDMKDLYRVAQQVLIPEGATVLEKGAQGSGLFVLLEGTVDVFSGPEPDAKRLNTLGPGAYLGEISLIQDGPTSAHVRARTAVRALRITRAGFQHYLDTHEGAALRIYRLFTRNLAARVRALSA from the coding sequence ATGGAGCCAACCCCGGCGGAGTCCAACAGCGTGGATGAGAGCGGGCAGCCGGGCGCGCCCGGTGGGAGCGCCTACCAGGTGGTGCAGTGGCTGGCCACGCGCGACGAGGTGGAGACGGCCGTTCAGCTCTACGAGGACCTGAGCGCGGCCCAGCGGGAGCGGCTGCTGCGGGAGGCGGCGGCGGCCACGGCGGAGGAGCGCAAGGGGCTGGTGGAGGTGCTGCGCAAGGCGCGCGACTTCACCGGCGCGGCGCGGCTCTCGGAGAGCCTGGGCCCGGACGCGGAGGTAGCGGCGCTCTACGAGCAGGGCGGCAATCAGGTGGAGGCGGCCGAGGCGTACATGCGCGCCGGAGACATCGCCAAGGCGGCGGCGGCCTTCGAGCGGGGCGGGGCGCTGGAGCGCTCGCTGGAGCTCTACCGCGGGCTGGGCGCGCGCGAGTCGATGGCGCAGTGCCTGGCGCGGCTGGGCCGGCCGCTGGAGGCGGCGGCGGTGTACCGCGAGCTGGGCAACGTCCACGCCGAGGTGGAGGCGCTCTGCGGGGTGCCGTTGGATGATCCGCGGCACCTCGAGTCGGTGCTTCGCATCTGCACCCTGCTGGACAACGAGTCGCAGCCCCGGCGCGCGCTGGCGCTGCTGGTGGACACGCTGCGGGCCTCGGAGGATGCGCGCAAGGATCCGGCGGTGCTGGCCGAGCAGGCGCGGCTGCTGCGGCGCGTAGGCCGGGACGCGGAGGCGGACGAGGTGCTGGCGCAGTTGCCGGGCGCGAGCTCGACGGCGCCCTCGGTGCCGCCGGCGGCGCGAATCACTCCGGCCACGAGCGGCTACGGCTACCTGAAGGCCATTCCCATCTTCGGCGAGCTCTCGCTGGAGGACATGAAGGACCTGTACCGGGTGGCGCAGCAGGTGCTGATTCCGGAAGGGGCCACGGTGTTGGAGAAGGGCGCCCAGGGCTCGGGGCTCTTCGTGCTGCTGGAGGGCACGGTGGACGTGTTCAGCGGCCCGGAGCCGGACGCCAAGCGGCTCAACACGCTGGGGCCGGGGGCGTACCTGGGCGAGATTTCGCTCATCCAGGATGGGCCCACCTCGGCGCATGTTCGGGCGCGCACGGCGGTGCGGGCGCTGCGCATTACACGGGCGGGCTTCCAGCACTACCTGGACACGCATGAGGGGGCGGCGCTGCGCATCTACCGCCTCTTCACTCGGAACCTGGCGGCCCGGGTGCGGGCGCTGAGCGCGTAG
- a CDS encoding class I SAM-dependent methyltransferase — protein MSHHGAMPHRFEDAEAWAQRFEDPARDAWQKPDEVISALALPPEAKVADLGSATGYFAVRLARAVHQGVVYGVDIEPDMARYLGERARREGLGNLKPVLGAPASPQLPEPVDLVLVVNTYHHISDRVTYFRKLQGMLTPKGRVAVIDFRKGQPMGPPEEHRLPPEQLRQEMEAAGYRFVEEHGFLPNQYFLLFSRAG, from the coding sequence GTGAGCCACCACGGCGCCATGCCCCACCGCTTCGAGGACGCGGAGGCGTGGGCCCAGCGCTTCGAGGATCCGGCGCGGGATGCGTGGCAGAAGCCGGACGAGGTCATCTCCGCGCTCGCGCTGCCGCCGGAGGCGAAGGTGGCGGACCTGGGCTCGGCCACGGGGTACTTCGCGGTGCGGCTGGCGCGGGCGGTACACCAGGGGGTGGTGTACGGCGTGGACATCGAGCCGGACATGGCGCGCTACCTGGGAGAGCGTGCGCGGCGAGAGGGACTGGGCAACCTGAAGCCGGTGCTCGGAGCGCCCGCCAGCCCCCAGCTTCCCGAGCCGGTGGACCTGGTGCTCGTCGTCAACACGTACCACCACATCTCGGACCGGGTGACGTACTTCCGGAAGCTCCAGGGGATGCTCACGCCGAAGGGCCGCGTGGCCGTCATCGACTTCCGCAAGGGCCAGCCCATGGGGCCGCCCGAGGAGCACCGGCTGCCGCCGGAGCAGCTGCGCCAGGAGATGGAGGCCGCGGGCTACCGCTTCGTCGAGGAGCACGGCTTCCTCCCCAACCAGTACTTCCTGCTCTTCAGCCGCGCGGGGTAG
- a CDS encoding WD40/YVTN/BNR-like repeat-containing protein — protein MKTLPPCWRLLLALVTLRATAALAHGGLPETTNVSLRRGNDSDLIVGASFGAVISRDSGQTWRWICPEGMGIGAWRPERYFWLTDGDILAATGNSLVRSSDGGCTWSMHPTFKDTWATSLAVHPTDERIMYVTTGKPYVANSVYRSEDGGQTWTPMVTPNAETRYSVVRIAPSDPRRLYASGLDGSGMFLLRSDDAGQSWTRLPQPLPQFQTPYDFIMVMVSEASPDVLWAKVSAQGYSYLLKSTDGGATMTQVLEVADILIGAEVSADGNTVWAATPVYLYRGREGEAIAPLPLPNGNACAKRSGDVLYGCGSSWVHEWALARSRDEGTTWEPLFRLKDIAGSHVCGESTPVQQACPSRWPQVAATLGSSVATDGGVPSGSDGGTNGPGDGTSPPPPAAKGGCSTASGLAPSALLLLTLGLSRHSRRRQARRD, from the coding sequence ATGAAGACCCTTCCCCCCTGCTGGAGATTGCTGCTGGCGCTGGTGACCTTGCGCGCCACCGCCGCGCTGGCCCACGGCGGCCTGCCCGAGACGACCAATGTTTCGCTGCGCCGTGGCAATGACAGCGATCTCATCGTGGGCGCCAGCTTCGGCGCGGTCATCTCCCGGGACAGCGGGCAGACATGGCGGTGGATCTGCCCCGAGGGCATGGGCATCGGCGCCTGGCGTCCGGAGCGCTACTTCTGGCTGACCGACGGGGACATCCTCGCCGCCACTGGCAACTCGCTGGTGCGCTCCTCGGACGGGGGCTGCACGTGGAGCATGCACCCGACCTTCAAGGACACCTGGGCCACCAGCCTCGCCGTCCACCCGACCGACGAGCGCATCATGTACGTCACCACGGGCAAGCCCTACGTGGCCAACAGCGTCTACCGCTCCGAGGACGGCGGCCAGACGTGGACGCCCATGGTGACGCCGAACGCGGAGACGCGCTACTCCGTCGTCCGCATCGCCCCGTCCGACCCCCGGCGGCTCTATGCCTCGGGCCTGGATGGCAGTGGCATGTTCCTGCTGCGCAGCGACGACGCGGGCCAGAGCTGGACGCGCCTGCCCCAGCCCCTGCCCCAGTTCCAGACGCCGTATGACTTCATCATGGTGATGGTGAGCGAGGCCTCGCCGGACGTGCTCTGGGCCAAGGTCTCCGCCCAGGGCTACAGCTACCTGCTCAAGAGCACCGATGGCGGCGCCACCATGACGCAGGTGCTGGAGGTGGCCGACATCCTCATCGGCGCGGAGGTCTCCGCGGACGGCAACACCGTGTGGGCCGCCACCCCCGTCTACCTCTACCGAGGCCGGGAGGGCGAGGCCATCGCTCCCCTGCCGCTGCCCAACGGCAACGCCTGCGCGAAGCGCTCGGGGGATGTGCTCTATGGATGCGGCTCGAGCTGGGTCCACGAGTGGGCCCTGGCGCGCAGCCGCGACGAGGGCACCACCTGGGAGCCCCTCTTCCGCCTCAAGGACATCGCCGGCTCCCACGTCTGCGGGGAGAGCACCCCCGTGCAGCAGGCCTGCCCCTCGCGCTGGCCCCAGGTCGCCGCGACGCTTGGCTCGAGTGTCGCCACCGACGGGGGCGTCCCCTCCGGCTCGGATGGCGGTACCAACGGGCCGGGGGACGGCACCTCCCCGCCTCCGCCCGCCGCGAAGGGGGGATGCAGCACCGCGAGCGGCCTGGCGCCCTCCGCCCTGTTACTCCTAACCCTCGGTCTGAGCCGCCACTCCCGGCGGCGCCAGGCCCGGAGAGACTGA